One region of Miscanthus floridulus cultivar M001 chromosome 19, ASM1932011v1, whole genome shotgun sequence genomic DNA includes:
- the LOC136528166 gene encoding calvin cycle protein CP12-1, chloroplastic-like — protein MASTVASLSIRATTFAAADVLPRRKAASRVWFPVARRGGFAVRSTGPATPPDISDKLSESIKEAEATCADEKGTAECAAAWDNVEEISAAASHARDNLKENSDPLEKYCKDNPETDECRIYDN, from the coding sequence ATGGCGTCGACGGTGGCAAGCCTCTCTATTCGGGCGACCACCTTCGCGGCCGCCGATGTGCTCCCAAGGAGGAAGGCGGCCAGCCGCGTCTGGTTCCCCGTGGCGCGCCGTGGCGGGTTCGCCGTGAGGTCGACCGGGCCAGCCACGCCGCCGGATATCTCCGACAAGCTGTCGGAGAGCATCAAGGAGGCGGAGGCGACGTGCGCGGACGAGAAGGGCACCGCGGAATGCGCGGCGGCGTGGGACAATGTGGAGGAGATCAGCGCCGCGGCGAGCCACGCCCGCGACAACCTCAAGGAGAACAGCGACCCGCTCGAGAAGTACTGCAAGGACAACCCGGAGACCGACGAGTGCCGCATCTACGACAACTAA